One genomic window of Salvia miltiorrhiza cultivar Shanhuang (shh) chromosome 4, IMPLAD_Smil_shh, whole genome shotgun sequence includes the following:
- the LOC131023335 gene encoding uncharacterized protein LOC131023335, protein MEGAPRGRGRGRGRGRGRGRGFVPEEPIPQVAPNRTAEEKFRKEKPPTFDGLGEPADAEKWVRAIERIFNYIRCDAEEKVACATYQLVDEADFWWESVRRTMTDEQWENFTWEEFKAELYEKYIPGCYRQKKQNEFWNLRQKTGTVTEYDRAFNQLSRYAPTLVDSDETRAEKFRNGLRHEIAISLASQGGLTYAQTLSRALTIESLLPREKGKSPEQSGFVPSQDGSKGKRKWNEGTGGNIGNGKKPWVANQNRNQHQNPQPQAMVQTPCPKCQKLHPGECLKGMNVCYNCGEAGHYVSNCPKKGSGAPQQQNPGNQHRQNQGPRGNQGQPQYARAYAINQHQAAGDHGNVAGKDETTFHDITTYQILRKIF, encoded by the exons ATGGAAGGTGCACCAAGAGGGCGTGGTAGAGGGCGCGGACGTGGCCGTGGGCGCGGTAGGGGATTTGTACCCGAAGAGCCTATTCcacaagtagcaccaaatcgCACAGCCGAGGAAAAGTTTCGcaaggaaaaacctccaacgtttgatggaTTGGGCGAACCTGCGGATGCCGAGAAATGGGTTAGGGCAATAGAACGGATCTTCAACTACATCCGTTGTGATGCTGAGGAGAAAGTGGCATGTGCAACTTATCAGTTGGTGGACgaagctgacttttggtgggagtcAGTAAGGCGGACTATGACTGACGAACAGTGGGAGAATTTCACATGGGAAGAATTCAAGGCTGAATTGTATGAGAAATATATACCAGGATGTTACCGACAGAAGAAACAGAATGAGTTTTGGAATCTGAGACAGAAAACGGGAACTGTGACTGAGTACGACAGGGccttcaatcagctatcaagatatgctccgacgTTGGTGGACAGTGATGAGACACGCGCAGAGAAGTTCAGAAACGGACTGCGTCACGAGATAGCGATTTCCCTAGCAAGTCAAGGGGGTCTCACATACGCGCAGACATTGAGCAGAGCCCTCACTATTGAGTCATTGTTGCCAAGGGAAAAAGGAAAATCCCCCGAACAGTCTGGATTTGTACCATCTCAAGATGGTAGTAAGGGAAAGCGAAAATGGAATGAAGGAACTGGTGGAAACattggaaatgggaagaaaccatgggtgGCGAATCAAAATCGGAACCAACATCAGAATCCACAACCTCAAGCAATGGTTCAAACTCCTTGCCCAAAATGTCAAAAACTCCATCCGGGAGAATGTCTGAAAGGAATGAACGTCTGCTATAACTGCGGAGAGGCCGGGCATTATGTCTCGAATTGCCCAAAGAAGGGAAGTGGAGCACCCCAACAACAAAATCCCGGGAACCAACACCGACAAAACCAAGGTCCTAGAGGAAATCAGGGGCAACCACAATACGCTAGGGCCTATGCCATTAACCAACACCAAGCAGCAGGAGATCACGGAAACGTGGCAG gaaaGGACGAGACAACCTTCCACGACATAACGACGTACCAgattttgaggaaaattttCTAG